ACTCATTTCCTGATGCTTCTTCCGCAGGACAACGTTGCCCAGATAgtattttggttttgtatttgGATGGTTATAACAAGTGCTATCACTGAATATTATCCCTGGCCCAGAAGGGGATAATATCCCAGGGGACCTCCACAAGAAAACTGgtttagagagagacagagagagagagagagagagagagagagacagagagagagagagagagagagagagagagagagagagagagagagacagagacagagacagacagagaatgtTTGTGTATCTGTACATTCTTATATAAACAATTCTAACTTTTATGACTACATTTTCAAACTCCAgtcttttgatctttttaaaattctttctctatttcctcttactccattttcttggatttctttgacttACCCAAGTGGGTTCTGGAATGTCCCTGGTAATAGGCATCTTCTAATTCTTAAGTTGTATAGGCTTATTGCCTTATGAACAGAAGTTCCCAAACTGTCAGTATGGTACCCTCCCGAAGTGtatctgtaatttttttcacaGTACTCCTAGGCCAACAGAAATAGCCAATTCTTCTGTTAATTAAGTAGTTAGTTCCAAACAATTAAATAGGCAacggggtggcacagtggatagaaaactattgggtctggagtcaaaaagacctgagttcaaatattacctcagataaacatggacaagtcaattaagctctatttgcctcagtttcctcaactataaattggGTATAAGAAGAGTATCTACTTCCcatagttgttgtgaggatcaaagaaatGTACTTACTTCAATACCACATCATATTTGCTGAATAAATGCTAGCcatcaatattatttttactgCTATTATCCTAGTAAGTTAGtagtcttttgaaaaaaataatacaattgaaagaaaaactatttcattttattcttaaataatCACATGTGTGCACCTGTTAAGCACTGTATAATTTCTCAACCTTTGAAATCCTACTGGACACTATCACCCTCATTTCTTATTCCCCTTTGATAATCTTGCCTTTGGAAAGATACAGCATAGCAAATGAAATTAGGATTCCGAGtcttattatttttcatcttcttgatCATTGATTGATTGTTTCTCTAGAaactttatagatattattaatttagaaatattcttgattccaagttATATGTGAACAGAAAAGGCATAATTTAGCAGCTGCAGGTTGACCTAAAAGTAAGGAAATCCCTTATCTAccccacctaaaaaaaaaacaaaaaaaaaactcatctgCCATACTTCAGTGCAGCCAGTAAACTATGGCTTTGTGAATATGTTTCTcatcagacctgtgattttactgaTGGAAGGAACTCCAAAACTCCTACTACCAAACCTGAGGGGCATGTTCTCCTCATGCAAGGGGCAttgataggttaagtgacttgaccaggacaggacctgaattcaggtcttccaaggCTCAGAGACCAGCTCTCATTTTACTACTCCATGCTACCTCTCTCTCCACCCTTGGATTCCAACACATGAGAactaaacatttaccagcagAATTACCTGGGAGGATACTCTCTTCCAGAAGGCATCCACAGCATTGTTCTCACACTCTTCTGCTGTGGGGCAGGATTGGTAATCAAAATCTAAGGAAAAATTCAAAGtcttttatgatttgttttatcACAAGGCAAAGAAGTTAAGACTGACTAGAATATATTAGAGATCTGTGAACCTGGTAGAGGAATGGAACTTATTGGTCAATGGCTTCCCACAACAATGGACTTTAGATCTAGAAATGACCTCAAAAGATCACCTTTTTAGGGCCATGTCTTCTGCATGTGTATTTTTGCCAATTATAGAAGGAATACTTGAGGCTCAGAATAAGTAATATAACTGCTCAAGGTCTAGTGATAAGGCTGCCACTAGAACCTCTGATcacctactttaaaaaaaaaatcacttcctcCAGTGATTTCTTGTGCTCAAagttttagatttttaaactgaatcttaataatgataaatagcTAGAATTTACATAGCCCTTACCACAGGCCAATGCCCAACTGGGCTAAGCaccttataattattatctcatttgatcttcattttacagttgaggaaattgaggcagatttaggttaagtaactttcacAGAGAGCAaatctctgaggtcaaatttgaactcaggccttcctgacttcaggttcagtgttctacctactgtaccacctagttccCAGTTTTTACCTATTTGTACTATCTTGTTTTGTATTATAAACAGTAGCAACTacttctaaaaataatttattttttgaaaattaggaaCTTTCATGGTGAAAACTCCTTTCACcaatttgtttaactttttttatggGGGGTTTtctagcaaggcaatggggttaagtgacttgcccaaagtcacacagctaggtaattaagtctctgaggttggatttgaactcaggttctcctgactccagggctggtactctatccactgtgccacctagttgtttGCTTAACTTCTAGAGAATTGCTTAGGGACTCTGAGGCATCAAGAAATTTGAGCATGGTCTCAAGGCTacagttttatttattctattgCATTTGAATGGGGGAAATGgatatgtaaaataaatgttataGTTTATAACTAATTTTGATGTTCTCTGTTGCAACAGTTTCTCTCCATAGAAGTGAAAAAGAGGGCACAAGTCAACACAATTCTCTTAAGATAGTAGGGGATCAAAAACCCAGGTCTAGGGGATGggtgggtcagctaggtggcacaatggatagaacaccagctctgaagtcaggaggatctgagttcaaagcctgtCTCAGAGactaatatttacttagctatgtgaccttggacaagtcacttaatcctattgccttgcaaacaaaaaaaaaaaaagaccctggtCTCTGTCTCCAAGTCTAGAGCAAACTTATGATCAGCTTCTCTATGTTGATTCTCCTTTGAATGACAAAGTAATCTTACCTGTACCATTTTTTTCTGGACACCAACTGAAAAGATCTCCTACTCTGCCATATAGCATATCAGTTACAGGCATCAACCGGCGGGTGTTATCAGCATAGGCAGTAACAAGCAAGTAGTTATGTTCCCAGAACAATgactggaaagaaaaatattaaaatgacataggaaaaaaaatctcactacCAGATTTTAAAGCATATAAATCATGCCAGTTTTATGTAGGACCAAAAGAGTTGCATTCTATCTTACTTTCATTTCTAACTTGCTAGGTGACAAATGGTTAGTCCTGGTTTATCTTAAACTATTTTCCTCTTAGAAAaggatttaaattttatttaatactttatcataagaaaattttgcaaaaattaatgaaatgttcAACCCattatataaaattcatatatatatatttaacttttcAGCATTTCAATGGCTCATATTCATGTAACAGGGACTCGTCAATGTATCCAGTCTGTATGATCATGTATGGAGTACTCATTCTCCATGAGACCTTTGGGGTGTGGGGAGATTCTTTAACTGGTTCTGGCTCACAAGTTTAAGAGCAGTCTTTTTGTTGGACCATGGGGATGGAAATGGATTTGATTCACAAGGCATTAATCATCAAGAaccagttcttttttgttttgactgTTTCCTAATTGCATGCCTTCTGGTTAAAGAAGAGAGTAAAAGGAGAGGGATTCTGACCCTCCTCATCCAAGGCCAAAATGTAACCTATAAATACAAGCCTTTCAGTTCTTTATATTGTGCTGGTTCTTTTCCTACATTCTAGGTTTTATAGCCAGCCAGTCCAACAGCAAAGTCATGAGGTGAGGACCAACCTTTGAGATGCAGCTCATCTCTAGTTTAGACAGGATCTGATCCTGCATGGCAGTTGCATATAAAATTGCTGGGTCCCATTCTATGTAGATACTGCTCTGACTGTGCCTCCAAGGTGTTGGGAAGATTTGTGTCCTtcagttctttttcatttatgttagtAAGGAAACTGTTAATAAAGGAACAACGTTAAGAAAGAAATTGGCAACTGAGGGGTTTCGGGCAGATGAGGAAAGAGTCTGGGGACACACCCAAATTCAGTCTCACAATGTGGGTTGTGGAGACCTACTCAAGGATACTCCTGGAACTCTGAGATCCTGAGATAGCCAATCAGTAAATTCATATAGTGCTTTGTAAgattatttgtctttttcttgtAATAGTCCTGATCAGGGAACCCTCTGCTCAATTTTATGAAAtccaactttaaaagacttaaaatCTTTGATCATTATAATAAGCAATTGTGATTCCAGAAcaaatgaagaatgctatcccTCTCCTGATAGAAATGATGCATTCAATATTCAGAATAAGACCTACATGTTTAGACTTAGCCAAAtagtagaaatttgttttgcttaactatctATATTTGCTACAAGggctatctttttcttttccattgtggGATGTGGTGGTTGGGGTGGAGGGGTGCTTGTTAATTGAAAGCAGCTAAACATTTTTCATCAATTTGATGAGGTTACAAGTTATAGGCTTTGGTTTATAGGCTACCTCCCTTAGAAGCACTATTTACCTTTCAGTCCTGTGACAGGTCAGAGGAAAGACCCAAATTAATTCCCAATGATTGAGGCTTCCTTCAAGCTGATTGGAAATTTGAGTTTATGGGTTAGGCTCTTGTCAACAGTATCCACCCGCACCCCCAAAGATCTGAATCATGGAACTAGAGCAGTTCCTGTCTAATCCATGTCTGtaaaagtctctctctcttttttttcttttgcctgcATTCTTTTCCTTagaccttctcttctccctttttcttttacttccctccccccacccacagtCAAATATGGCTAtttaaagggcaacaccataggaCAAGTAGCAGGCATTTGTCTAGGTGACTTAAGGTGCTTAAACCTAATTTCTGACCAACTTTGCCTCTCTCTAGTCTCTCCTGAGCACAAGTTAGAGACTACAGTTTCTGAAAATGAACTTTCCACTCATCATGCTATTGGTTCCCAACACCTAGGAGTTCCTGATTTCAATCCCTTGGCTAGGAGTCTCCTAGAGATAGCTTTCAACTATGTTCCttttagagaggaagagaagaatcaAGAAGGGTAAGACCTTTAGTTGAAGGACCAAAGCCATGCTGTGGGGCAAGATATTTGGAGCATACGAACTCATTGTGTCTCCAAGAGTAAAGGGAAAATTTATATTAAGCATTTTGTTTGAGGGCTTCTATGAATCCTCTTGTTTTACTCATTTTCTATGGTGGGCTGTTCTATGTACTTAACACAGTATATAGTATATgatgtatatttaataaatgtttatctttgATTAATTGATAACCATGAGATCCTGTGTGCTCAGTCACCTTGACAAAAGTCATACTCAAATTATCTTGGTTCCTACTGTAAAACCCTGGGATGGGAGCATGAACCAGAGACAAAATGATCTTTTGGGTCAGACCCCTAGGAATGGACCTGATTCATGTGTGTCCAAAATCCTTGAGGGGATTCTTGGTAGTGGTTTGTACTCACAACCACCCCGTAAGGTAGTGTCCCAGTTCATTCCAGTTATTTCCAGTCTTAGTAAAGCCTTAACAAAAGAGAGAAACTGAGTAGAGATGCAAAAGCAGTGGGACTTTATCTAGGTACACTTTAACTCACAGAATGGAAGGCATACATTTTACCTTGGGGTGGGTTAAAGCAATCAAGAAAATACCTGGGGGCCAGGAATTCAGAAATACACTAAGAAAGATTACTGAAACCTCAGCAGAAAAGAGAGTTGTGCAAAAGGCTCCCCTTTGGATGAGAAACATTGAAATTCTGCCAAGTTCTTGTCACTCCCCTGGGTGTtccatcactttatttttcagagCAGTTCATTACACACTATAACTCTTCCTGAATGCTGGGACAGCACCATATATTCTAACACAAGCAAAATTAATAAGAGTCAAGAGATTTTATGGGAAAGGGTGTGGTCTCTCTCAGGTGTGTCTGATTGATTCCCCTTCTATGACATCATAGGCAGAAAGACCCTAGGGATTGACTAGAACACTAGGTATGAAAGTTTCCAGAAAAAGGAAGGGATGTCAGGAGAAGAAGCTACATGTAATACAGAGACAATTTGTCAAAACAAAGGCTGAAGGTTTCTCTGGTCTGTCTGGCAGATAGTAGAGACATTAATATGCCCAGGCAGAATTGGGATGAGAACCCAGGTGTCCTGCCTGATGAATCCTGTATTTTGTCCACTATATCATGTTATCTCACACAAGATTATATTATAACATATTTGTGACAGCCTTGGTCTACATAATTTCATATTGTAATGGGAATGACCTGAAATATTTAcatctaaaatttcttttagaattcATTGTTCTTTTGAATTAGACTAATGatgattttttctgttttattttccaaGCAATAGTGATGAATTATGTCAGACCAATACTAGGACTTAGGAGAGGATGGACTGACTTTGCAAAATATCATGGAATTTGGGTGTGGACATCCCACTCCTTAAGAGGGGGTGGTAATTTCCATATACTGACTGATTTGTGTAAACACATTCCACTCCTTCAAGAGTAGGGTTAGAAGAATCTGATTCCTTAACACTTAACTGCAGCAACAATCTTAAATAGCAAAGATGGTTGCTGATGAAAGGGAGTGACtgaagagagagatgcagaaataAGATGAAAGAGGCAAAGGCAAGTTGCAAAAGCAAGTTGATTGCTTATGAAGAAGAGTCCCAAGTtttggagagagggaaagatgTTTTATAattactgttcttttttttttttttaggtttttgcaaggcaaatggggttaagtggcttgcccaaggccacacagctaggtaataacccaggtactcctgactccaaggccggtgctttatctactatgccacctagcctcccctaattACTGTTCTTACTAAGAACTGAGTCTACTAGTTTCCTGATAAGAGGAAGCACTCCAGGGAAACTCATAAACTACATTATTAGGACTATAAGTGTCCAGACAGTTACTTCTAGAACCCcttaaagaatagaagaaatcACTTTTCTGGAGATTCAGCCTGTTAGTGTCAGTGAGAGTTGGGGGAATGAGCCCAGATGCTACATTACAATTTTGAATTATGGTCATCATTTAGAGGGGAGAAGTATCAGGTGAAGGCAAGCTTACAAGCATAAGTATGTAAGACCAGGGCTTTATTTTCCAAGAAGTTGACAACTGGGCACAGGAGAGATTTCATAAGAGCAAAAAgatagaaatactgaaaaaaagaaagcttccTGTCTGGACTATGctgggaaagatgaagaaaggcagtAACAGAATCATCTAGGGAGTGCATGCAGAGAATATTTGTAACATTTTCCCCATTCCTTTTTTCTGCTCCAATGAAATGATTTTGTTGATGTTTATTCTGTTTGCCTAGGTTTTGGTTAGGAAAGGAATAACTGAATAAGTCAACCTAAGCTGACTTTTAAGGCTCTCAGTTTCTCACTGTGGTGGAACCCCAAGGAATACTCTCACCAGAAATCACTCGCCATAAACATGAATCCAAGTCTCTGATGGGCTAGTGCTGGTTGGCATCATAGTTGATGAGCATCAAGTTCTTATACTTCAGCATTTAGTCATGTCTGTATAGAAAGATGATAATCAAAGGAACCTTGTCTACATAATTAAGAGAATACCTTATCTCTGGGAATGGAGTGTCttgaaagattaataaaaaggTCGTAGTCTGAAGGTTGTACAGTGCAAGGATCCTTATGGAGCACAGATTTAAAGGCTTCCCATATTGCTGAGCAGTTTTTCTCActagaagagaaaaaacaaacaatgatatttattcaatatttcaaaagatcCATGACTTAATCCAATTCAAGAAAtgcttattaagcacttactagaTATATAACAAGTACTAAGTATataacaaaggttaaaaaaaatctcagcacTCAAGTTTACATTGACTGAAACTTAAGTTCTTTTATCAGGAAGTAATAAATacacagaaaagtaaatacaCAATATTGATAAAGTACAAGATAAgcaggggaggaagaaggaagagactagaaggctaggtggtgtaggggatccagagtcagaaaatctggcctcagagataTTTACTAGTTAAGCTACCTTTCCCCAGACACACAGCTTCTTAACTCTATCTGTCTAAGTTTTTCCAgttataaaatggagttaataacagcacctaccttacagggttgttgtgagaatgtGAGATGATAGATGTAAAAggtcctggcacatagtaaacgcAATCTacattctttcctctcctatgaATGTGCTCTCCACTAATGAAGAGCACAATTGTCTATTTCTTAGGAGTTAGTccaaagcactatgctaagttattaaaaaaaggacaaaaataagttcctgccctccaggagcttacattctaaaggggggGAGACAACTATGAAAAAAACTAGTTAGAAAAGATACTTGTTAGAGAAGATGGAGGGTTAGCTTAGAGAAAAAAGTGAGATTTGAGCtgtcttgaagaaagtcaggaaaataAAGACTGAGATAAGGCAGAAGAGAAATTGACCCACAGAGAGCAAAACAGCAGAGATGTTTTTTACAAAGTTTTGGCTAAGAGCTGGCTGGGCACAAAGGCAGGGCAAAATATCCAATAGTATGCAAAAATTGTCAAAGTAAGGAAAGAAAGTATCCTTTAGCGTAGTCATTTTTACCAGATTGAAGAAAACAGCATCTTATCAGTCAGTTAATTAACATTTAGTATGTTCCTACAATAAACCTCACTGGATAAGGGTAAAGAGAAATGGGTTAGATCCTAGAACTAGTTTAAATTcctaagaattttcttttgtaattgtaAAATGACAAGCAGAAGGGAATTACTGAAGGAGGCATTCAGTGCCTGTTAAAGGCATCATTAAGAAAGGgcaaatgaggggtggctagttgctgcagtggatagagcactggccctggagtcaggagtacctgagttcaaatccaatcacaaacacttaataatacccagctgtgtggccttgggcaagccacttaaccccattgtgttgccaaaaaaaaaaaaaaaaaaaggaagggcaaATGATGTAAGAACACATGAGACAAAAATGGAATCAGTTATGTTCTCTCCCAAAACCACTTTTGACACCATCAACAGGAATAGGAAAATTTTGGAAgaaggcaagatttttttttgggggggggaaataaTTAGTTCTGTTTTAAAAATGCCTGTAGGACCTAAACATACCTATATTCCTATAGTACCTATATACTATATGTGCTATGTATATACCATGGTTAATTAGTTCTGGATCTTGTTATTGAAGAAGGCCAAAGGCGtccaattgtggctgatcagaccaatatgaactcagaatgctctaccacaggtcaggcacaaattgTACATGTGAATGTCTGcgatgtttactctaaacttacacatttcatgtttcctttgatctgcttcaattctgtcttgcttATAGAGAGCAGCACCCTTCTGATGAGGACTTACCATGTGGGCAGTCCTGTCCCAGTGTCTCCCAtattgcacaatcaattccaaagttcttaagagagaaatTTCAGAGTATCCCTGTATTACTTCTTTTGCCTCccctgtgagcacttgccctgtatgagttctccaacaaatagtctttttggcaaggatacatttggcattcaaacaatgtggccagtccattattgttgcactctctgtagtaatgtttgaatacttggcagtttagttcaagaaaggacctagTGTCTGacatcttctcctgccaggtgatcttcataattttcccaagacaatttaaatggaattgatGCAGTTTCTTGTCAAGGTGCTGGTAGActctccaggtttcacaggcatatggcAATGAAATCAGTAGCTTGAAGACTTTCAGTCTGGTAAACAGTCTAATATCTCTTatcttccacactttcttttggaattttccaaacactgagctagctctggcaatgtgtcaaccccattatcaatgtgtacctcctggaaagtacactgccaaggtaagtaaacttATTCACAGTATTCATAACTTCTCGATTTGCTGTAGCCACTGGTTCCATGTGTGGATGGTGGTGTgatggctgatggagcatctgtggggtttgggggttttttttgtggtgttattaggccaaaattagcagaAATGTGTATAGTAGAAACTATATACAGCACATATATAGCACATCTACTATGTATATGACATATTCTATATGTCATATGCATATGACATATAGTATATGCTATAGTACCTATGTCTAGCTATATGCCTATGGTACCTATAGTTTGGAGATACCTATAGTACAGCAGTGGgaacttttttcttccaaggaccatttgaatatttatagcatcttttGAGGGCTATTTCTAGTTAAATATATAagtaattcacccctaaaaagttcctagatttattgaattttgagtcctactTGTGGTTGCCTTGCTTGCTTGGGCCTTATGTGGCCCAGAGGCTGGAGGTTCCCTGCCTCCTGTTCTAGCACCTATAATTTAGAGATGCCTATGGTGTCTAGAGTTTGGAGATGCCTGTAGTATAGTGCATATGGGTTGGAGATATCTATGGTACCTAGAGTTTGGAGATGTCTATGGTGCCTAGGGTCTGGAGAAACCTACAGATCCCATAGTGTTTATAGTTTGGAGATGTCTCTTGTACTTTGTAAATGGTCATGTTCTATGGTTGATATTAATACTTCAAATCTATTTTTGTATTGCTTTAAATGAGAAAGTCTCTTGTTCCAAGGTTCTTGAGATAGCAGTTCTGCcttgaaattataaaataaaaatataaagagaagaaaaaggaaaggcagagaggcagaggaaTTTTGATAATGAAAGAGAGTGGGGCAGATCAAAAGACCTAGGTTCTCAGCAGCATTTTCCCCCTCTTCTGCTGTCAGACAAATATCCTTCTCTAACTCCACTAGAAAATGTAACGTTTTTCTGAATGAGAAACTCTCTATGACTTACCTGAGCTCTGAGTTGACTATAGAAATATATTCATGACATCTGCCCAGGAAGATACTCTCTATGTAGGGATTAGTGCCTTCTCCCTTCCAGAGTTGCTTTCCTGCTCCCATCAGAAACAGTACCAGGAATAGCGTCAGTCTCTGCAGTGCTCTGGTAGAAGACTCCATGGAGGAATTCCCTGCTGTGTGGGTCTTCTCTCTGCGGTGGagcaggaaaagaggaagaatatttCTCTTTATGCTGTAGACAAGCTGTTCTTGTGTAAATAGCTTAAGTTAGTTGACTTAAGAAGCAACTAAAAAAGAAGCTTTATATTCTTACTTTTCCCCtgttcctctccctcctttctttttcactttctctttcttctcctcttcctccctcagCCAGGAACACACATCCCACTGAAACTTTTGGACCTGGCCAGCAAAGCAAGGTATTTGCTACTGTCGGCAAAACAAATTTGCAagcccttcctttccttcctgctTCCTTAGAACTTCCCTTTACTTTCGGTAAACATGAAGacatgaaagaaaacatttattaagcacttactatgtccCAATTACCTTGCTAAAACACAGGAAGTGGGTAATGACGttattaatttttacatttttttaatctagtaTTTACAATGCAGTAGAAAGAGTAGATAGAACTAGCTTAACAAGCCTACTACTCCATGGGTCCTTCAGCCAAACTGGTTTATCAGTCCTCTTAAAGCCTCAGTGTCTTTGTTCATAACACTTTGCCATGCATGCTTTTATCTATCTGTTTGCTAAATGGGAAAACTCCATTAACACATTGTAGAAGGATTTTGAATAATCAAGTTTGATATAGGAGGGAGTATCCCATTCCACCTTTTTAATAAGGCCTGAATTGATCATTTCCTTACTCAAACTCTTGTAATTATTATCCAATATTTTTCATTAGGCATTTAAATGTACAACAGTGTAGTTGCCTTGAAATGTCCATTCAAATATGGCAATTGTGTTTGactttttatgcatttttcttgttttcctaattaTGTTGTAAAGTCTTTAAGGGCAGGGATGGCATCTTTATgattctttgtatcctcaggg
The Macrotis lagotis isolate mMagLag1 chromosome 3, bilby.v1.9.chrom.fasta, whole genome shotgun sequence genome window above contains:
- the BST1 gene encoding ADP-ribosyl cyclase/cyclic ADP-ribose hydrolase 2 isoform X2 produces the protein MESSTRALQRLTLFLVLFLMGAGKQLWKGEGTNPYIESIFLGRCHEYISIVNSELSEKNCSAIWEAFKSVLHKDPCTVQPSDYDLFINLSRHSIPRDKSLFWEHNYLLVTAYADNTRRLMPVTDMLYGRVGDLFSWCPEKNGTDFDYQSCPTAEECENNAVDAFWKRVSSQYAHDSSGVIHVMLNGSESSGAYPIKGESCGKGSVKILENRLKSMQFKYECINDYRPVKLLKCVDYVAHSDCVFTSAAESTQQRLPSLFEGEWHSSFVLFLFSTLASGIQL
- the BST1 gene encoding ADP-ribosyl cyclase/cyclic ADP-ribose hydrolase 2 isoform X1, translating into MESSTRALQRLTLFLVLFLMGAGKQLWKGEGTNPYIESIFLGRCHEYISIVNSELSEKNCSAIWEAFKSVLHKDPCTVQPSDYDLFINLSRHSIPRDKSLFWEHNYLLVTAYADNTRRLMPVTDMLYGRVGDLFSWCPEKNGTDFDYQSCPTAEECENNAVDAFWKRVSSQYAHDSSGVIHVMLNGSESSGAYPIKGFFADYEIPNFQKDKVTQFEIWIMHEIGGPYLESCGKGSVKILENRLKSMQFKYECINDYRPVKLLKCVDYVAHSDCVFTSAAESTQQRLPSLFEGEWHSSFVLFLFSTLASGIQL